The following are from one region of the Corylus avellana chromosome ca1, CavTom2PMs-1.0 genome:
- the LOC132183648 gene encoding pentatricopeptide repeat-containing protein At3g06430, chloroplastic produces MASVSLSFSSSLHLHDPLSKKTTFSTNPRTQNPKSRLVSCAFAAPAKRAKPTSSSPSVAKKRHWKEGEFPGISQTFIPGTSKKTPIKNLKKKVDRKNNAKAWASTITEALSELIQKKQWVQALEAFDMLREQPFYQPKEGTYMKLLVLLGKSGQPHRARQIFDRMVEEGCEPTSELYTALLGAYCRSNQIDEAFSTLNQMKSLPCCQPDVFTYSTLIKACVDASRFELVESLYEEMAERLITPNTVTQNIVLNGYGKAGKFDQMEKVLSGMLESRTCKPDVWTMNTILSVFGNKGQIDMMERWYEKFRNFGIDPETRTFNILIGAYGKKRMYDKMSSVMEYMRKLQFPWTTSTYNNVIEAFAEVGDAKNMEYTFNQMRAEEMRADTKTFCCLINGYANAGLFHKVISSVQLAGKFEIPENTSFYNAVISACAKAKDLVEMERVFKRLKDKQCQPNSTTYSIMVEAYREEGMNDKIYDLEQEKQEMMADDNESD; encoded by the exons CTTCACGACCCCCTCAGCAAGAAGACTACTTTCAGCACCAATCCCagaacccaaaacccaaaatctagGTTGGTAAGTTGCGCGTTCGCAGCACCAGCGAAAAGGGCCAAACCCACTTCTTCTTCACCTTCGGTGGCTAAGAAGAGGCATTGGAAGGAAGGGGAATTCCCTGGGATTTCACAGACATTCATTCCGGGTACTTCGAAGAAGACACCCATCAAGAATCTGAAGAAGAAGGTGGACCGCAAGAACAACGCCAAGGCCTGGGCCAGCACTATCACCGAAGCCTTGTCCGAGCTTATCCAAAAGAAGCAGTGGGTCCAAGCCCTTGAG GCATTTGACATGCTCAGAGAACAACCCTTTTATCAACCAAAAGAAGGGACTTACATGAAACTCCTCGTTTTGCTGGGAAAATCTGGCCAACCCCATCGTGCTCGTCAAATTTTTGACAGAATGGTTGAAGAAGGGTGTGAACCTACTTCTGAACTTTACACAGCTTTACTTGGAGCTTATTGTCGGAGCAATCAAATTGACGAGGCATTCTCAACTCTTAACCAAATGAAATCCCTCCCCTGTTGCCAGCCTGATGTTTTTACTTACAGTACCTTGATAAAAGCTTGCGTTGATGCTTCTCGATTTGAATTGGTTGAGTCCTTGTATGAAGAAATGGCTGAAAGATTAATAACCCCAAACACGGTCACCCAAAACATCGTGTTAAACGGGTATGGTAAAGCAGGGAAATTTGATCAGATGGAAAAAGTGCTATCAGGGATGCTGGAGAGCAGAACTTGCAAACCGGATGTCTGGACCATGAACACTATACTTAGTGTGTTTGGTAACAAGGGTCAGATTGATATGATGGAGAGATGGTATGAGAAATTTCGCAATTTTGGGATTGATCCTGAAACGCGCACTTTTAATATCTTGATTGGTGCTTATGGGAAAAAACGGATGTACGATAAGATGTCATCTGTGATGGAGTACATGAGGAAGCTTCAATTTCCGTGGACGACCTCAACTTACAACAATGTGATTGAAGCTTTTGCAGAAGTGGGGGATGCAAAGAACATGGAGTACACGTTTAATCAGATGCGCGCTGAGGAAATGAGAGCAGACACCAAGACATTCTGCTGTCTTATTAACGGATATGCCAATGCAGGTCTCTTCCACAAGGTGATTAGCAGTGTTCAGTTAGCTGGGAAGTTTGAGATACCCGAGAATACATCTTTTTATAATGCAGTTATATCAGCGTGTGCCAAGGCAAAGGATTTGGTGGAGATGGAAAGAGTTTTTAAGCGGTTGAAAGATAAGCAATGTCAACCAAACTCCACAACATACTCTATTATGGTCGAGGCATATAGAGAGGAAGGTATGAATGACAAGATCTATGATTTGGAGCAGGAGAAGCAGGAGATGATGGCAGATGATAATGAAAGTGATTAG
- the LOC132176335 gene encoding pleiotropic drug resistance protein 3-like produces the protein MAQLVGTDEIESLRIELAEIGRSITSSFRSHASSFRSGTAVKSEHDTYGNDEYELQWDEVQRLPTMERITSALFDVYGDTGADETDKGKRVVDVTKLGAQERSIFVQKLIKHIENDNLQLLQKLKRRIDKVGVKLPTVEVRYENLCVEAECEVVHGKPLPTLWNTITNIISGLAKLPGSKTQEAKISIIKDVSGIIKPGRMTLLLGPPGCGKTTLLLALSGKLSQSLKVMGEISYNGRRLEEFVPQKTSAYVSQYDLHIPEMTVRETLDFSACCQGVGSRAEIIMEVSRREKQAGIIPDLDIDTYMKAISVQGLKTTLQTDYMLKILGLDICADTLVGDHIRRGISGGQKKRLTIGEMIVGPTKALLMDEISNGLDSSTTFQIVSCLQHLVHITDATALISLLQPAPETFDLFDDIILMAEGKIVYHGPRNCILKFFEVCGFKCQDRKGAADFLQEVISRKDQAQYWCYTDQPYSYVSVDQFVQKFKDFHLGQKLDEELLKPFDKSHSHKKALSFRPYTLTKWELFKACTRREFLLMKRNSFIYVFKSIQLVIIASIAMTVLLRTQMAVDMIHANYYMGSLFYALLILLVDGFPELTMTVSRLAVFYKHKELFFYPAWAYAIPAAILKLPLSFLEAFVWTALTYYVIGYSPEVGRFFRQFLLLLTVHQASISMFRFIASLFQTLVASMTAGSLSIMFVLLFGGFVIPKSSMPAWLEWGFWVSPLSYGEIGLTVNEFLSPRWEKKLSANTTLGREVLESRGLNVDDYYYWISIGALTGFTVLFNVGFTLALTFLKPPGKSRALISYEKYFQLQGKRDSHNNLEGDRKKLSGASPKTTLETRRGRTFLPFKPLTLTFCDVQYYVDTPLEMKRGGFMQKKLQLLSDITGAFRPGILTALMGVSGAGKTTLMDVLSGRKTSGTIEGEIRIGGHPKVQDIFARISGYCEQTDIHSPQITVEESVVYSAWLRLPSQIDSNTKAEFVNEVLETIELDGIKDCLVGMPGVSGLSTEQRKRLTIAVELVANPSIIFMDEPTSGLDARAAAIVMRAVKNVAQTGRTVVCTIHQPSIDIFEAFDELILMKIGGRVIYSGPLGQHSSKVIEYFESIPGVPAIKDNYNPATWILEATSRSAEAEIGVDFAQIYRGSTLYEQNKELVKQLTSPSLALRELHFPTRFPQNIWEQFKACIWKQHLSYWRNPSYNLMRIIFMFVSSLLFGILFWKKGEKINDQQDLFNLLGSMFTAIIFFGINNCSTVIPLVATERTVLCRERFAGMYSSWAYSLAQVLIEIPYLFIQAVLYVIITYPMIGYYWSAYKIFWSFYSMFCTLISFNYLGMLLVSLTPNIQVASIVASASYTMLNLFSGFIVPRPHIPKWWLWLYYLCPTSWALNGMLTSQYGDLDKEISVFGETKTVPAFLEDYFGFHHNLLGLVAVVLILFPIVFASLFAYCIGKLNFQRR, from the exons ATGGCTCAGCTGGTAGGAACAGATGAGATAGAATCTCTGCGAATCGAGTTAGCAGAGATTGGAAGAAGTATAACGTCTTCGTTTCGAAGCCACGCCTCAAGTTTCCGGAGCGGTACAGCTGTCAAGTCTGAACATGATACTTATGGCAATGATGAATATGAGTTGCAATGGGATGAAGTTCAGAGACTACCCACTATGGAGAGAATTACTTCAGCTTTGTTTGATGTTTATGGTGACACAGGTGCAGATGAAACTGATAAAGGGAAGCGCGTGGTTGACGTTACCAAACTCGGAGCTCAAGAACGAAGTATTTTCGTACAGAAGCTCATCAAACACATTGAAAATGATAATCTTCAGTTACTGCAAAAACTTAAGAGGAGAATTGACAA AGTTGGTGTAAAATTACCCACTGTGGAAGTGAGATATGAGAATCTGTGTGTGGAAGCAGAGTGTGAGGTAGTTCATGGCAAGCCCCTCCCCACTCTGTGGAACACCATAACAAACATAATTTCA GGCCTTGCCAAGCTGCCAGGTTCAAAAACTCAAGAAGCAAAGATCAGCATCATCAAAGATGTCAGTGGCATTATTAAGCCGGGAAG GATGACTTTATTGCTTGGTCCCCCAGGGTGTGGCAAAACCACACTGTTGTTGGCTCTGTCAGGGAAGCTAAGCCAATCTCTAAAG GTTATGGGGGAAATATCTTACAATGGTCGTAGGCTGGAAGAATTTGTTCCTCAGAAAACCTCAGCATATGTAAGCCAATATGACCTGCATATTCCAGAGATGACTGTAAGGGAAACGCTAGATTTCTCTGCATGCTGTCAGGGTGTAGGAAGCCGAGCAG AAATCATTATGGAAGTCAGTCGAAGGGAGAAGCAGGCAGGGATTATCCCAGATCTTGATATAGACACTTACATGAAG GCAATATCGGTTCAGGGATTGAAGACTACCCTTCAAACAGACTACATGCTAAAG ATCCTTGGTCTCGATATCTGTGCTGATACATTGGTTGGAGATCACATAAGAAGAGGCATATCTGGTGGTCAAAAGAAAAGGTTGACCATAG GTGAGATGATCGTGGGACCCACAAAAGCTCTACTCATGGATGAAATATCAAATGGCTTAGACAGTTCCACCACTTTCCAGATTGTTTCTTGCCTTCAGCATTTGGTGCATATCACTGATGCCACTGCGTTGATTTCACTTCTTCAGCCAGCACCAGAGACCTTTGATCTCTTTGATGACATTATCTTAATGGCAGAAGGGAAGATTGTCTATCATGGCCCACGAAATTGTATTCTCAAATTCTTTGAGGTTTGTGGGTTTAAGTGTCAGGACAGAAAAGGTGCTGCTGACTTCCTTCAGGAG gTTATATCCAGAAAAGATCAAGCACAGTATTGGTGCTACACAGATCAACCTTACAGTTATGTATCCGTTGATCAGTTCGTACAAAAATTTAAGGATTTCCATCTTGGCCAGAAGTTAGATGAGGAGCTCTTAAAGCCATTTGACAAGTCTCACAGCCACAAGAAGGCTCTATCCTTTAGACCATACACATTAACTAAATGGGAACTGTTTAAAGCTTGCACAAGGAGAGAATTTCTTCTAATGAAAAggaattcttttatatatgtattcAAATCAATACAG TTAGTCATCATTGCTTCAATAGCAATGACAGTTTTACTTCGAACTCAAATGGCTGTTGACATGATCCATGCAAATTATTATATGGGGTCACTGTTCTATGCGCTCCTAATTCTTCTTGTTGATGGATTTCCAGAACTGACTATGACTGTCTCAAGACTTGCAGTTTTCTATAAACACAAAGAGTTGTTCTTTTATCCTGCTTGGGCTTATGCAATCCCAGCTGCCATCTTAAAACTTCCACTTTCATTTTTGGAAGCTTTTGTCTGGACAGCTCTTACATACTATGTCATTGGTTACAGCCCTGAGGTTGGAAG GTTCTTCCGCCAGTTCCTTCTACTGTTGACCGTGCATCAAGCATCGATATCAATGTTCCGATTTATTGCGTCACTATTCCAAACTTTGGTTGCTTCTATGACGGCTGGTAGCCTATCCATaatgtttgttttattatttggtgGCTTTGTTATCCCAAAAT CCTCTATGCCCGCTTGGTTGGAATGGGGATTTTGGGTTTCTCCTCTGTCATATGGGGAGATAGGGCTGACTGTGAATGAATTCCTTTCTCCTCGATGGGAAAAG aAGCTGTCTGCAAACACAACCCTGGGGCGGGAAGTACTAGAAAGTCGTGGATTAAACGTTgacgattattattattggatatcaattgGTGCCTTAACTGGGTTCACAGTACTATTTAATGTTGGTTTTACCTTGGCATTAACTTTCTTAAAGC CTCCAGGAAAGTCTCGTGCTCTTATCTCTTATGAAAAGTACTTTCAACTTCAAGGAAAAAGAGACAGCCACAACAATTTGGAAGGAGACAGGAAAAAACTCAGTGGTGCTTCTCCTAAAACTACCTTAGAAACTAGAAGGG gAAGGACGTTTCTACCTTTCAAGCCCTTGACTTTAACATTTTGTGATGTGCAGTATTATGTTGACACCCCTTTG GAAATGAAAAGGGGAGGTTTTATGCAGAAGAAGCTCCAGCTCCTTTCTGATATTACAGGTGCATTCAGACCAGGCATTCTGACAGCTTTGATGGGTGTCAGTGGAGCAGGAAAAACAACTCTTATGGATGTTCTTTCTGGAAGAAAAACCAGTGGTACCATTGAAGGAGAGATTAGAATTGGTGGGCACCCAAAGGTTCAAGACATATTTGCTAGGATATCAGGCTACTGTGAGCAAACTGATATACATTCTCCACAAATTACTGTAGAAGAATCAGTGGTATATTCTGCCTGGCTGCGGCTCCCATCTCAGATTGATTCAAATACTAAAGCT GAATTTGTAAATGAGGTCCTTGAAACTATTGAGCTTGATGGGATCAAGGATTGTTTAGTAGGAATGCCAGGTGTTAGTGGTTTATCAACTGAGCAACGGAAACGGCTGACTATAGCTGTGGAGCTTGTTGCCAATCCTTCTATCATATTCATGGATGAGCCAACTTCAGGTTTGGATGCAAGGGCAGCTGCTATTGTTATGAGAGCAGTGAAGAATGTTGCTCAAACAGGAAGAACAGTTGTATGCACTATCCATCAACCAAGTATTGATATCTTTGAGGCATTTGATGAG TTGATTCTAATGAAAATTGGAGGCCGCGTAATTTATTCTGGCCCATTAGGGCAGCACTCAAGTAAGGTTATTGAGTACTTTGAG AGTATCCCTGGGGTGCCCGCTATTAAAGATAATTATAATCCAGCAACATGGATTCTGGAAGCTACTTCGAGATCTGCTGAAGCTGAAATTGGTGTAGATTTTGCACAAATTTATAGAGGGTCCACCTTATATGA GCAAAACAAAGAGTTGGTTAAGCAATTGACTTCACCGTCTCTTGCTTTGAGGGAATTGCATTTTCCTACCCGCTTTCCGCAGAATATTTGGGAGCAGTTCAAAGCATGCATATGGAAACAGCATTTGTCCTATTGGCGAAATCCTTCATACAATTTGATGCGcatcatttttatgtttgtctcatCTCTGCTGTTTGGAATACTTTTCTGGAAGAAAGGAGAGAAAAT AAACGACCAACAAGACCTCTTCAATTTGCTAGGCTCAATGTTCACTGCCATCATCTTCTTTGGCATAAACAATTGCTCGACAGTTATACCCCTTGTGGCAACAGAGCGGACCGTTTTGTGCCGAGAAAGATTTGCAGGAATGTACTCTTCGTGGGCCTATTCATTGGCACAG GTGCTAATTGAGATTCCCTACTTGTTCATTCAAGCAGTTCTCTATGTGATCATCACATATCCTATGATTGGTTACTACTGGTCAGCCTATAAGATATTCTGGTCATTCTACAGCATGTTCTGTACACTGATATCCTTCAATTACCTAGGAATGCTTCTGGTTTCTTTAACACCAAATATTCAGGTGGCTTCCATAGTGGCTTCAGCTTCCTACACAATGCTGAATTTGTTCTCTGGGTTCATTGTACCAAGACCA CATATCCCAAAGTGGTGGCTTTGGTTGTATTATTTATGTCCCACATCTTGGGCACTGAATGGAATGCTTACTTCCCAGTATGGGGATCTAGACAAAGAAATATCGGTGTTTGGAGAAACTAAAACAGTTCCTGCCTTCTTAGAGGATTACTTTGGGTTTCACCACAATCTTTTAGGTCTTGTTGCTGTTGTTCTTATTCTCTTTCCCATTGTCTTTGCTTCTCTTTTTGCATACTGTATTGGGAAACTGAACTTCCAAAGGAGGTAA